In one Cervus elaphus chromosome 9, mCerEla1.1, whole genome shotgun sequence genomic region, the following are encoded:
- the SOWAHA gene encoding ankyrin repeat domain-containing protein SOWAHA, whose translation MALAAAAAAAAAGVSQAAVLGFLQENGGKVRNSELLSRFKPLLEAGDPRGRAARRDRFKQFVNDVAVVKELDGVKFVVLRKKSRSRDGPEPPPCCFQSALEEPAPPSKVTSVSQEETAASGALSSSSAPRAAEPAEDPAPPSEPQDTTGAPASEPTQGLLLDSAWQLGVPSDPQIPAFELAQPAEGLSEDVAPPYTAPSEVTSPRVEPPDPEAAPRGPPPPAPRPPPQKPCMLPVRCVPGPSALRIRAEEQGLRRQLSEEPSPRSSPMLLRRLSIEEAGLGLGLGSGRSPHLRRLSRAGPRLLSPDTEEAPAAPPPSAVPLEPAEHEWLVRAAGGRWTHQLHGLLLRDLGLAAKRDFMSGFTALHWAAKSGDLEMVQQLVEVARRGGARVDVNARSHGGYTPLHLAALHGHEDAAVLLVVRLGAQVHVRDHSGRRAYQYLQSGASYALRRLLGDPGLRGSTEPDGAAGGSGSYAARRPVQVAATILSSTTSAFLGVLADDLMLQDLARGMRKSSSLSKFLGASPMAPRKKTKIRGSLPTFSEISRRPTPGPLAGLVPSLPSAT comes from the coding sequence ATGGCGCTGGCCGCGGCCGCGGCCGCGGCGGCCGCCGGGGTGAGCCAGGCGGCGGTGCTGGGCTTCCTGCAGGAGAACGGCGGGAAGGTGCGCAACTCGGAGCTGCTGAGCCGCTTCAAACCGCTGCTGGAGGCCGGCGACCCACGCGGCCGCGCCGCCCGCAGGGACCGCTTCAAGCAGTTCGTCAACGACGTGGCCGTGGTGAAGGAGCTTGACGGCGTCAAATTCGTGGTGCTGAGGAAGAAGTCGCGGTCCCGCGACGGACCCGAGCCCCCGCCCTGCTGCTTCCAGAGCGCCCTGGAGGAACCAGCCCCGCCGTCGAAGGTCACTTCTGTATCACAGGAGGAAACCGCGGCCTCGGGGGCTCTGTCCTCGTCCTCGGCACCGAGGGCGGCGGAACCGGCTGAGGACCCGGCCCCGCCATCAGAGCCGCAGGACACCACCGGGGCTCCGGCCTCAGAGCCCACTCAGGGGCTGTTGTTAGACTCGGCCTGGCAGTTAGGGGTGCCCTCGGACCCCCAGATTCCAGCTTTCGAGCTGGCCCAGCCCGCTGAGGGTCTCTCTGAAGATGTGGCCCCACCGTACACGGCGCCGTCAGAGGTAACCTCGCCCCGCGTAGAACCGCCAGACCCGGAAGCTGCGCCTCGGGGGCCACCACCACCCGCTCCGCGCCCGCCGCCTCAGAAGCCCTGCATGCTGCCCGTGCGCTGCGTCCCCGGCCCCTCGGCGCTGCGGATCCGGGCTGAGGAGCAGGGCCTGCGCAGGCAGCTGTCTGAGGAGCCCAGCCCGCGGAGCTCCCCGATGCTGCTGCGGCGGCTCTCGATTGAGGAGGCCGGCCTGGGCCTCGGTCTGGGCTCTGGCCGCTCCCCTCACCTGAGGCGCCTGTCGCGCGCCGGCCCGCGCCTGCTGAGCCCCGACACGGAGGAGGCTCCGGCTGCCCCGCCGCCGTCCGCCGTGCCCCTGGAGCCGGCCGAACACGAGTGGCTAGTGCGGGCGGCTGGGGGCCGCTGGACCCACCAGCTGCACGGGCTGCTGCTGCGCGACCTCGGCCTGGCAGCCAAACGCGACTTCATGTCTGGTTTCACGGCCCTGCACTGGGCCGCCAAGAGCGGCGACCTCGAGATGGTGCAGCAGCTGGTGGAGGTCGCGCGGCGTGGGGGCGCACGGGTCGACGTCAACGCGCGCTCGCACGGCGGCTACACGCCGCTGCACTTGGCGGCGCTGCACGGCCACGAGGATGCGGCCGTGCTCTTGGTAGTCCGCCTGGGTGCGCAGGTGCACGTGCGCGACCACAGCGGACGGCGCGCTTACCAGTACCTGCAGTCCGGCGCCTCGTATGCTCTGCGTCGTCTACTTGGCGACCCTGGCCTGCGAGGTTCGACCGAACCTGACGGGGCTGCTGGTGGTAGTGGCAGTTACGCGGCCCGGCGCCCCGTGCAGGTGGCGGCCACCATCCTCAGTTCCACCACCAGCGCGTTTCTGGGCGTCCTGGCTGATGACCTGATGCTCCAGGATCTGGCTCGAGGCATGAGGAAGTCAAGTTCCTTAAGCAAATTCTTGGGAGCCTCGCCCATGGCTCCTCGTAAAAAGACAAAGATCCGCGGCAGTCTGCCAACCTTTTCAGAAATCTCTCGTCGACCCACTCCGGGGCCCTTGGCTGGTCTAGTGCCCAGCCTACCCTCAGCAACCTGA